One Scophthalmus maximus strain ysfricsl-2021 chromosome 1, ASM2237912v1, whole genome shotgun sequence genomic region harbors:
- the wdtc1 gene encoding WD and tetratricopeptide repeats protein 1, whose protein sequence is MTAVNITRDILHRQIRDKRAAGFQRSYHVTDPFIKRLGLEAELQGHTGCVNCLEWNERGDLLASGSDDQHAIIWDPFRHKKLTTMHTGHAANIFSVKFLPHSGDRILITGAADTKVHVHDLTVKETIHMFSDHTNRVKRIATAPMWPNTFWSAAEDGIIRQYDLRESSKRSEVLIDLTEFCGQLVEAKCLAVNPQDNNYLAVGANGPFVRLYDIRMIHNYRKSMSQSTSAAVHTFCDSKKPIPDGAGQYYVAGHLPVKLPDYNNRLRVLVATYVTFSPDGTELLVNMGGEQVYLFDLTFKQKPYTFLLPKKCQSSAGDVQNGKTTNGVSNGMHLPTSHIHFAGSKMRSGFAELPPHLEKIKQEANDAFAQQQWTQAIQLYSLGIHQANCNPMLYGNRAAAYMKRKWDGDHYDALKDCLKALNLNPGHLKAHFRLARCLFELKYVTEALECLDDFKGKFPEQAHSSACDALDKDIKAALFSETESAEDKKANSSIRFRWYSRKESIPEDELVLRERSFDYKHRYCGHCNTTTDIKEANFFGSKGQYIVSGSDDGSFFIWEKETTNLVRILQGDESIVNCLQPHPSYCFLATSGIDPVVRLWNPRPETENENGRVVEDMEGAAQANQRRMNADPLEVMLLNMGYRITGLRGVGPDGSDDEDSSEGQVQCRPS, encoded by the exons ATGACTGCTGTCAACATCACCAGAGACATCCTGCACAGGCAGATCAGG GACAAAAGAGCTGCAGGCTTCCAAAGGTCCTATCACGTGACTGACCCCTTCATCAAGAGACTTGGACTGGAGGCTGAGCTTCAG GGCCACACGGGCTGCGTGAACTGCTTGGAGTGGAATGAACGAGGAGA TCTACTGGCCTCGGGCTCAGACGATCAGCATGCCATCATCTGGGATCCGTTCAGACACAAGAAGCTTACAACTATGCACACGGGTCATGCGGCAAATATATTCTCTGTGAAG TTCCTCCCTCACTCCGGAGACAGAATTTTGATAACGGGCGCAGCCGACACAAAGGTCCACGTGCACGACCTGACGGTGAAGGAAACCATCCATATGTTTTCTGATCACACCAACAGAGTCAAACGCATCGCCACTGCACCCATGTGGCCCAACACCTTCTGGAGTGCTGCGGAGGACGGCATCATCAG ACAATATGACTTGAGGGAGAGCAGCAAACGCTCTGAGGTGCTGATCGACCTGACGGAGTTCTGTGGTCAGCTGGTCGAGGCCAAGTGTCTGGCCGTCAACCCACAGGACAATAATTACCTGGCAGTGGGAGCCAATGGTCCTTTTGTACGCCTCTACGACATCAGGATGATTCACAACTACAG GAAGTCTATGAGTCAGAGCACGTCGGCAGCTGTGCACACATTCTGTGACAGTAAGAAGCCCATCCCCGACGGAGCCGGGCAGTATTACGTTGCAG GGCACCTGCCTGTCAAACTCCCCGACTACAATAACCGCCTTAGGGTCCTGGTGGCCACCTATGTCACATTCAGTCCCGATGGCACAGAGCTGCTTGTTAACATGGGCGGGGAACAG GTTTATTTGTTTGACTTGACATTTAAACAGAAGCCATACACCTTCCTGCTTCCCAAAAAGTGCCAGTCATCAGCAG GAGATGTGCAGAATGGAAAGACGACCAACGGCGTCTCCAATGGAATGCACTTGCCAACTAGCCATATTCACTTTGCCGGAAGCAAGATGCGCTCTGG TTTTGCTGAGCTCCCTCCTCACTTGGAGAAGATAAAGCAGGAAGCCAATGATGCATTCGCGCAGCAGCAGTGGACACAGGCCATCCAGCTGTACAGTTTAGGCATTCATCAGGCCAACTGCAACCCCATGCTGTACGGGAACCGGGCTGCAGCCTACATGAAACGCAAGTG GGACGGAGACCATTACGATGCCCTCAAGGACTGTCTGAAGGCTCTGAATCTTAACCCCGGCCACCTGAAAGCACATTTCAGACTGGCACGGTGTCTGTTTGAGCTGAAGTACGTTACTGAGGCTCTGGAGTGTTTGGACGACTTCAAGGGAAAGTTTCCGGAGCAGGCACACAGTAGTGCCTGTGACGCCTTGGACAAAGATATCAAGGCTGCTCTCTTCTCCGAGACGGAATCAG CCGAAGATAAAAAGGCCAACAGCTCCATTCGTTTCCGCTGGTACAGTCGGAAAGAGTCGATCCCCGAGGACGAGTTGGTGCTGAGAGAGCGCAGCTTCGACTACAAGCACAGATACTGCGGCCACTGCAACACCACCACTGACATCAAAGAGGCCAACTTCTTCGGAAG CAAAGGGCAGTACATCGTCAGTGGCTCAGACGACGGCTCCTTCTTCATCTGGGAAAAGGAGACGACCAATCTGGTGAGGATCCTGCAGGGGGACGAGTCCATAGTCAACTGCCTGCAGCCCCATCCCAGCTACTGCTTCCTGGCTACGAGCGGCATTGACCCTGTCGTTCGATTATGGAACCCCAGACCAGAG ACGGAGAATGAGAACGGGCGCGTGGTCGAGGACATGGAGGGTGCTGCTCAGGCAAACCAGCGACGTATGAACGCCGATCCGCTGGAGGTTATGCTGCTCAACATGGGCTACCGCATCACGGGTCTGCGTGGCGTTGGCCCAGACGGCTCGGATGACGAAGACAGCTCAGAGGGACAAGTGCAGTGTCGGCCAAGCTAA
- the LOC118308847 gene encoding trophoblast glycoprotein-like, producing the protein MCIFAVRAFLGILLCAPCLCSECPFGCECFAVTGTAKCVSTDLLTVPQSIPGYARTVIITGNNIQQIAPESFTEMENVTNIILSNNRITEMESHTFSALINLRFLDLSGNQLALIHPEALSIPGSPLQELNLSRSLHNSTALTDLATALRWGGLRGLLRLDLSGNHLVLLPAGMFSHLPSLQQLFLTNNSLVAVYSGTFSGLNHLEVLDLTQNALRTFGDDSLQELEKLGNIRILLGYNPYTCSCKIHHFVTWLNESRAVLDVDAVRCASPRALIDARLRGLSVQAIGCVVPVQAEAPDLTLQTSYVFLGLVLGFVGMVFLFVLYLNRKGMKKWIYEMRDACRDVLEGYHYRFELDSDPRLGHIAADDSSGRAGGHLRLALSQQLPNDTCIVPVPTDTQVKRVKTSPSVNL; encoded by the exons ATGTGTATTTTTGCAGTCCGTGCGTTTCTGGGAATTCTGCTTTGTGCACCCTGCCTGTGCTCGGAGTGTCCTTTTGGCTGTGAGTGTTTTGCTGTCACTGGCACAGCAAAATGTGTTTCTACGGATTTGCTCACGGTGCCACAAAGTATACCAGGATATGCAAGGACTGTCATCATCACAGGGAACAATATACAACAGATTGCGCCTGAATCATTtacagagatggaaaatgtCACCAACATCATTTTAAGCAATAATAG GATTACAGAGATGGAGTCCCACACTTTCTCTGCCCTCATCAACCTGCGCTTCCTGGACCTCAGTGGGAACCAACTGGCGCTCATCCACCCTGAGGCTCTCAGCATACCTGGCAGTCCCCTGCAGGAGCTCAACCTGAGCCGCTCGCTGCACAACTCCACCGCCCTGACGGACCTCGCCACGGCTCTGCGCTGGGGTGGCCTCCGGGGGCTCCTCCGCCTTGACCTCTCCGGAAACCACCTCGTCCTTCTTCCCGCGGGCATGTTCTCCCACCTTCCCagtctgcagcagctcttcCTCACAAACAACTCTCTGGTAGCTGTCTACAGTGGGACCTTCTCTGGCCTGAACCATCTGGAGGTGCTGGACCTGACACAGAATGCCCTCAGGACCTTTGGAGATGATTCTCTacaggagctggagaagcttGGCAATATCCGCATCCTTCTTGGTTACAACCCCTACACTTGCTCTTGTAAAATCCATCATTTTGTCACTTGGCTGAATGAATCAAGAGCGGTGCTCGATGTGGATGCTGTGAGATGCGCCTCACCAAGAGCGTTAATCGACGCCCGGCTGCGGGGGCTCAGTGTCCAGGCTATTGGCTGTGTAGTCCCAGTCCAAGCAGAGGCGCCCGACCTCACCCTCCAGACGTCCTACGTCTTCCTCGGGCTGGTGCTGGGTTTCGTGGGGATGGTCTTTCTCTTCGTGCTCTACCTGAACCGCAAAGGCATGAAGAAGTGGATCTATGAAATGAGAGATGCATGTAGAGACGTTCTGGAGGGATATCACTACCGCTTTGAGCTTGACTCAGACCCCCGGCTGGGCCACATCGCAGCCGACGACAGTAGCGGCAGGGCAGGAGGGCACTTAAGATTAGCTCTGTCACAGCAGCTGCCGAACGACACCTGCATCGTCCCGGttcccacagacacacaggtcaaACGGGTGAAAACCTCCCCCTCTGTGAATTTATGA
- the kdf1a gene encoding keratinocyte differentiation factor 1 gives MPGHSTGAPQASRHHKHHSSGSGSRVEKHRHARTISRESQDSCKDPHGEHLHEHNTDHSRYSENKYSRSRGHPRNGTARGSETIGFIPGSADNTPSTRHACGSCASVGWGSCKALICCVLTCGFYGSREPCLPVNESSTDHPPKAGGEPHPPNGMAVCNPTCGIPLESSKATKASKLPTSDSFRYPDVRIAGQTVRYPVAAPKRTRAPGKGESHRPVSNTSLLSREDYDLDDLSDTGTDIDSLITKKLLELYALHQIDQLAKCTSDSSFSRKTNEISELIYSIAQDYNLEEQEAECKLVHGVIRISTRKGKRNKSHQSTGQRANGRSDGTLPDSGNETMTNTFMSSDYPEVKVSEQTPSDELARKMRHYSGKTYSSSTTTTYSPYHHDTETDSSGAPLLL, from the exons ATGCCTGGCCACAGCACAGGGGCTCCCCAGGCGTCCCGCCACCACAAGCACCAcagctccggctccggctccagGGTGGAAAAGCACAGGCACGCTCGGACGATCTCCAGGGAGAGCCAAGACTCCTGCAAGGATCCTCACGGGGAGCATCTGCACGAGCACAACACTGACCACTCCCGGTACTCAGAGAACAAGTACAGTCGCAGCAGAGGCCACCCACGGAACGGCACGGCACGGGGCTCGGAGACTATCGGATTTATCCCCGGGTCCGCAGACAACACGCCCAGCACCAGACATGCCTGTGGCTCCTGTGCCTCGGTGGGCTGGGGCAGCTGCAAGGCTCTTATCTGCTGCGTATTGACCTGTGGATTTTATGGCAGCCGAGAGCCCTGTCTGCCTGTTAACGAGAGCTCCACAGACCATCCCCCTAAAGCGGGCGGCGAGCCTCACCCTCCGAATGGCATGGCCGTGTGCAACCCCACCTGTGGCATTCCCCTGGAGTCCAGCAAGGCCACCAAGGCCTCCAAGTTGCCCACGAGTGACAGCTTCCGCTACCCGGATGTGCGCATCGCGGGTCAGACAGTAAGGTACCCGGTCGCCGCCCCAAAACGGACCCGTGCGCCCGGTAAAGGGGAAAGCCACAGGCCGGTCAGCAACACCAGCCTGCTCTCCCGCGAGGACTACGACTTGGACGACTTGAGCGACACGGGCACGGACATCGACTCCCTCATCACCaagaagctgctggagctgtACGCCCTGCACCAGATCGACCAGCTGGCCAAGTGCACGTCCGACTCCTCGTTCTCCCGCAAGACCAACGAGATCAGCGAGCTCATCTACAGCATCGCTCAGGACTACaacctggaggagcaggaggccgaGTGCAAGCTGGTGCACGGTGTCATTCGCATCAGCACGCGGAAGGGCAAGAGGAACAAGAGCCACCAGTCCACAGGACAGCGTGCCAACGGCAGGAGTGACGGGACTCTACCCGACAGCGGCAACGAGACCATGACCAACACCTTCATGAGCAGTGACT ATCCGGAGGTGAAAGTGTCGGAGCAGACGCCGTCGGACGAGCTGGCGAGGAAGATGAGACATTACAGCGGGAAAA CATACTCCTCCAGCACGACTACCACCTACTCGCCCTACCACCACGACACTGAAACAGACTCTTCGGgcgctcctctgctcctctga
- the LOC118308869 gene encoding transmembrane protein 222-like: protein MAEVDETDVMMNYQGDFLKGDRKHGRYPYCVVWTPIPLLSWVLPFIGHMGICTSSGVIRDFAGSYFVSEDNMGFGRPTKYWKLDVDKVCGSGAATWDKAVHDASEEYKCRPHNLCFDNCHSHVAMALNLMCYDNSTSWNMVNLCTRSLIHGKHVSWAAFLKTWLPFFMLCGVLATFVLTFNLQ, encoded by the exons ATGGCGGAGGTGGATGAAACCGACGTGATGATGAACTACCAAGGCGATTTCTTAAAGGGCGACAGGAAACACGGCCGCTACCCGTACTGCGTTGTCTGGACGCCGATTCCTCTCTTGTC GTGGGTGCTCCCCTTCATCGGTCACATGGGCATCTGCACCTCTTCCGGAGTCATCCGGGATTTCGCAGGATCATATTTTGTCTCG gagGACAACATGGGCTTTGGTAGACCAACAAA GTATTGGAAGCTGGATGTGGACAAAGTGTGTGGCAGCGGAGCTGCAACGTGGGACAAAGCAGTGCATGATGCGTCTGAGGAATACAAGTGTAGACCG CACAATCTCTGCTTCGACAACTGCCATTCCCACGTTGCCATGGCCCTCAACCTCATGTGCTACGACAACAGCACGTCTTGGAACATGGTGAACCTGTGTACGCGGTCTCTCATTCACGGGAAACACGTGAG CTGGGCAGCGTTCCTCAAGACCTGGCTCCCTTTCTTCATGCTGTGCGGAGTCCTCGCCACCTTCGTCCTCACGTTCAACCTCCAGTGA
- the cep85 gene encoding centrosomal protein of 85 kDa isoform X1: MTTSQRYIESKPAARFADMEWQTPAVSEKFQSRFGRRPGTSDSGDTGLGTSASDSTEDFCSSSSSPSFQPIRSQIPIPTAHVMPSTAGAPASKPQSCVQEDCLSSLESHRSSSGSRTPSGSTSKSSSLSKSASSPNLDAQAGVGGEPLGPKPDCLSRYRSLVNGLDHSLFPSDHTRLDEGQRFDTPAVEPTLNQSALLGGLCPDVRLRLQASGIRDSPDCVSEAYRGGMEHSYKVLPEARPGVAGTAEASNQRGSQPGATGSAGVYTSPLSLQTQALLREHTGSKGYEPLRQDRCGELSSWQQQQQHKQQLESLRLQVEQMQLLGAGVGQYPPLYSNPVHSESGKWDALVKASESLLKEKELIIERQKQHMAQLEQRLRESELQVHGALLGRGASYGDMCMLRLQEAQRENAFLRAQFAERTDCVALEKAEAERRLGAVEAETRRLTDGLKETCERHAEEMKKQEERIRSRDKHISNLKKKCQKEAELKRENQQRIETLERYLADLPTLEDYQNQNKQLLEAEQQAAQLQEQVKELEVCLETTRSQLKEKDVQLEEQKRRERDLLTTITDMQQRVQQGLEDGARLPSLDIEKLRGDNNSLREEQQRLKKVIEKQHLMMEQLGSQIQALEEQISQEESSSQALREEVLAKEQNALELHTAMRELSVQNQELLEQNLTLQEQMSDPEQRGTNQASSALQPAGARLTQRLHVEIASCLSDLRSLCSILTQRAQGQDPNLSLLLGLTSPPQVAEQGEDWMSPEVLQKKLVEAQQLRRDVEELRNVILDRYAQDMGENCITQ; the protein is encoded by the exons ATGACAACCTCACAGAGATATATTGAATCCAAACCAGCGG CTCGGTTTGCTGACATGGAGTGGCAAACACCAGCTGTGTCAGAGAAGTTCCAAAGCCGCTTTGGCCGCCGGCCTGGAACATCGGACAGTGGGGACACCGGTCTTGGCACCTCAGCATCTGACAGCACAGAAG ATTTCTGCAGTTCTAGCAGCAGCCCCTCTTTCCAACCCATCCGCAGTCAGATCCCTATTCCCACTGCACATGTCATGCCATCCACGGCCGGAGCCCCGGCCTCTAAGCCCCAGTCATGTGTCCAGGAGGACTGCCTGTCCTCGCTTGAGAGTCACAGATCTTCCTCCGGCTCCAGGACCCCGAGCGGCTCCACCTCGAagtcttcctctctttccaaGTCGGCATCGTCGCCCAACTTGGACGCTCAGGCCGGTGTGGGAGGGGAACCCTTGGGTCCAAAGCCAGACTGCCTGAGCCGCTACCGCAGCCTCGTCAACGGGCTGGACCACTCGCTTTTCCCCTCAGACCACACGCGGTTGGATGAGGGCCAGAGGTTTGACACTCCTGCCGTCGAACCTACTCTAAATCAGTCAGCCCTGTTGGGGGGGTTATGCCCTGATGTCAGACTCCGATTACAGGCGAGTGGGATCAGAGACAGCCCGGACTGTGTGTCTGAGGCCTACAGAGGAGGCATGGAGCACAGCTATAAAGTTCTGCCTGAAGCAAGGCCCGGGGTTGCCGGCACAGCAGAAGCCTCTAATCAGAGGGGCAGTCAGCCTGGTGCAACTGGCTCTGCTGGAGTCTACACAAGCCCTCTCAGCCTGCAGACACAGGCTCTGCTGAGGGAGCACACCGGCTCCAAAGGCTATGAGCCACTGCGGCAGGACAGATGTGGTGAACTGTCCAGctggcagcagcaacagcagcacaagCAGCAACTGGAGAGTTTACGCCTGCAAGTGGAACAAATGCAG TTGTTGGGCGCCGGTGTGGGTCAGTACCCACCTCTGTACTCGAACCCCGTTCACTCGGAGTCTGGCAAGTGGGACGCTCTGGTTAAAGCCAGTGAGAGTCtgttgaaggagaaggagcTCATCATCGAGAG ACAAAAGCAGCATATGGCCCAGCTGGAGCAGCGTCTGAGGGAAAGCGAGCTCCAGGTCCATGGAGCACTTTTGGGTCGAGGGGCGTCTTATGGGGACATGTGCATGCTGAGGCTACAG GAGGCTCAAAGAGAGAACGCATTCCTGAGAGCGCAGTTTGCTGAGCGCACGGACTGCGTCGCCCTGGAGAAAGCAGAGGCAGAGCGCAGACTGGGAGCAGTCGAAGCTGAAACACGCCGACTAACAGACGGTCTGAAGGAGACCTGTGAGAGACACgcagaggaaatgaagaaacaggaagagagg ATCCGCAGTCGGGACAAACACATTAGCAACCTGAAGAAGAAGTGTCAGAAGGAAGCGGAGCTGAAGAGGGAGAACCAGCAGCGTATCGAGACTCTGGAGCGCTATCTGGCCGACTTGCCCACCTTGGAGGACtaccagaaccagaacaagcAG CTCCTGGAGGCTGAACAGCAGGCAGCCCAACTACAGGAGCAAGTAAAAGAATTGGAGGTCTGTCTTGAGACAACACGCTCCCAACTAAAGGAAAAGGAcgtccagctggaggagcagaaacGCAGGGAGAGAGACCTGCTGACCACCATCACTga TATGCAGCAGCGGGTGCAGCAGGGCCTCGAGGACGGAGCCAGGCTGCCATCACTGGATATTGAGAAGCTCCGAGGGGACAACAACTCTCTGAGAGAGGAACAGCAAAGACTCAAAAAG GTCATTGAGAAGCAACACCTAATGATGGAACAGCTTGGCTCCCAAATCCAG GCTCTGGAGGAGCAGATATCTCAGGAAGAGAGCAGCTCCCAGGCTCTCAGAGAAGAGGTGTTGGCCAAAGAGCAGAATGCGTTGGAGCTCCACACGGCCATGAGGGAG CTGTCGGTGCAGAACCAAGAACTGTTGGAGCAGAATCTGACCCTGCAGGAGCAGATGAGCGATCCAGAACAGAGGGGCACCAACCAGGCCTCCTCTGCCCTGCAGCCAGCCGGCGCTCGTCTCACACAGAGGCTCCACGTGGAGATCGCCTCCTGCCTCAGTGACCTGCGCTCGCTGTGCAGCATCCTGACCCAGAGAGCTCAGGGACAAGACCCAAACCTCTCGCTGCTGCTTGGTCTCACTT CACCTCCGCAAGTGGCAGAGCAGGGTGAGGACTGGATGAGTCCAGAGGTGCTGCAGAAGAAGCTCGTCGAAGCCCAGCAGCTCCGTCGAGATGTTGAGGAACTACGTAACGTCATACTGGACCGTTACGCGCAGGACATGGGGGAGAACTGTATCACCCAGTAA
- the cep85 gene encoding centrosomal protein of 85 kDa isoform X2, which produces MPSTAGAPASKPQSCVQEDCLSSLESHRSSSGSRTPSGSTSKSSSLSKSASSPNLDAQAGVGGEPLGPKPDCLSRYRSLVNGLDHSLFPSDHTRLDEGQRFDTPAVEPTLNQSALLGGLCPDVRLRLQASGIRDSPDCVSEAYRGGMEHSYKVLPEARPGVAGTAEASNQRGSQPGATGSAGVYTSPLSLQTQALLREHTGSKGYEPLRQDRCGELSSWQQQQQHKQQLESLRLQVEQMQLLGAGVGQYPPLYSNPVHSESGKWDALVKASESLLKEKELIIERQKQHMAQLEQRLRESELQVHGALLGRGASYGDMCMLRLQEAQRENAFLRAQFAERTDCVALEKAEAERRLGAVEAETRRLTDGLKETCERHAEEMKKQEERIRSRDKHISNLKKKCQKEAELKRENQQRIETLERYLADLPTLEDYQNQNKQLLEAEQQAAQLQEQVKELEVCLETTRSQLKEKDVQLEEQKRRERDLLTTITDMQQRVQQGLEDGARLPSLDIEKLRGDNNSLREEQQRLKKVIEKQHLMMEQLGSQIQALEEQISQEESSSQALREEVLAKEQNALELHTAMRELSVQNQELLEQNLTLQEQMSDPEQRGTNQASSALQPAGARLTQRLHVEIASCLSDLRSLCSILTQRAQGQDPNLSLLLGLTSPPQVAEQGEDWMSPEVLQKKLVEAQQLRRDVEELRNVILDRYAQDMGENCITQ; this is translated from the exons ATGCCATCCACGGCCGGAGCCCCGGCCTCTAAGCCCCAGTCATGTGTCCAGGAGGACTGCCTGTCCTCGCTTGAGAGTCACAGATCTTCCTCCGGCTCCAGGACCCCGAGCGGCTCCACCTCGAagtcttcctctctttccaaGTCGGCATCGTCGCCCAACTTGGACGCTCAGGCCGGTGTGGGAGGGGAACCCTTGGGTCCAAAGCCAGACTGCCTGAGCCGCTACCGCAGCCTCGTCAACGGGCTGGACCACTCGCTTTTCCCCTCAGACCACACGCGGTTGGATGAGGGCCAGAGGTTTGACACTCCTGCCGTCGAACCTACTCTAAATCAGTCAGCCCTGTTGGGGGGGTTATGCCCTGATGTCAGACTCCGATTACAGGCGAGTGGGATCAGAGACAGCCCGGACTGTGTGTCTGAGGCCTACAGAGGAGGCATGGAGCACAGCTATAAAGTTCTGCCTGAAGCAAGGCCCGGGGTTGCCGGCACAGCAGAAGCCTCTAATCAGAGGGGCAGTCAGCCTGGTGCAACTGGCTCTGCTGGAGTCTACACAAGCCCTCTCAGCCTGCAGACACAGGCTCTGCTGAGGGAGCACACCGGCTCCAAAGGCTATGAGCCACTGCGGCAGGACAGATGTGGTGAACTGTCCAGctggcagcagcaacagcagcacaagCAGCAACTGGAGAGTTTACGCCTGCAAGTGGAACAAATGCAG TTGTTGGGCGCCGGTGTGGGTCAGTACCCACCTCTGTACTCGAACCCCGTTCACTCGGAGTCTGGCAAGTGGGACGCTCTGGTTAAAGCCAGTGAGAGTCtgttgaaggagaaggagcTCATCATCGAGAG ACAAAAGCAGCATATGGCCCAGCTGGAGCAGCGTCTGAGGGAAAGCGAGCTCCAGGTCCATGGAGCACTTTTGGGTCGAGGGGCGTCTTATGGGGACATGTGCATGCTGAGGCTACAG GAGGCTCAAAGAGAGAACGCATTCCTGAGAGCGCAGTTTGCTGAGCGCACGGACTGCGTCGCCCTGGAGAAAGCAGAGGCAGAGCGCAGACTGGGAGCAGTCGAAGCTGAAACACGCCGACTAACAGACGGTCTGAAGGAGACCTGTGAGAGACACgcagaggaaatgaagaaacaggaagagagg ATCCGCAGTCGGGACAAACACATTAGCAACCTGAAGAAGAAGTGTCAGAAGGAAGCGGAGCTGAAGAGGGAGAACCAGCAGCGTATCGAGACTCTGGAGCGCTATCTGGCCGACTTGCCCACCTTGGAGGACtaccagaaccagaacaagcAG CTCCTGGAGGCTGAACAGCAGGCAGCCCAACTACAGGAGCAAGTAAAAGAATTGGAGGTCTGTCTTGAGACAACACGCTCCCAACTAAAGGAAAAGGAcgtccagctggaggagcagaaacGCAGGGAGAGAGACCTGCTGACCACCATCACTga TATGCAGCAGCGGGTGCAGCAGGGCCTCGAGGACGGAGCCAGGCTGCCATCACTGGATATTGAGAAGCTCCGAGGGGACAACAACTCTCTGAGAGAGGAACAGCAAAGACTCAAAAAG GTCATTGAGAAGCAACACCTAATGATGGAACAGCTTGGCTCCCAAATCCAG GCTCTGGAGGAGCAGATATCTCAGGAAGAGAGCAGCTCCCAGGCTCTCAGAGAAGAGGTGTTGGCCAAAGAGCAGAATGCGTTGGAGCTCCACACGGCCATGAGGGAG CTGTCGGTGCAGAACCAAGAACTGTTGGAGCAGAATCTGACCCTGCAGGAGCAGATGAGCGATCCAGAACAGAGGGGCACCAACCAGGCCTCCTCTGCCCTGCAGCCAGCCGGCGCTCGTCTCACACAGAGGCTCCACGTGGAGATCGCCTCCTGCCTCAGTGACCTGCGCTCGCTGTGCAGCATCCTGACCCAGAGAGCTCAGGGACAAGACCCAAACCTCTCGCTGCTGCTTGGTCTCACTT CACCTCCGCAAGTGGCAGAGCAGGGTGAGGACTGGATGAGTCCAGAGGTGCTGCAGAAGAAGCTCGTCGAAGCCCAGCAGCTCCGTCGAGATGTTGAGGAACTACGTAACGTCATACTGGACCGTTACGCGCAGGACATGGGGGAGAACTGTATCACCCAGTAA